GTGCTTCTGGACGACGAGATTGAGCTTTAGGATTAAAGATTAGACCAATTGCCAAATAGCTAATTCCGGCAGTAATGAGAAAAGCGATCGCCGTTAGATGTCCTCTAGCTAATTCTCCATTTTGGTTGATATATCCATCGAGATGTTGTTTGGCAAAAAAGGAAATTACCTGAAGAATAATGTTTTTAATTACCTCATTATTAAACAACCAATTGCGAGTAAAGTCTAAGATAATTAGTAACATAATACTAATTATTGTTCCCAAAATTACGCTGATTTTTCTATCGCTAAGACCGATTCTTTCAGTATTTTTTTGAGCTAGTTTATAGACAGTTAAACAAACAGGTAAACCCAAGGCAATAGCTAAGGCATATTGTACGGATTCAGGAATATCTATTTGGGTGGGTAAGTCAAAGCGATCGCTAGCATTTAATAAAATAGCATTGAACCCTAATGCGATCGCCATTCCTGTCATAATTGCACCCACAATTACAGATGTTAATTGCCATTTATTCCGCAGAATAAATAGGTTTTTTAACATAGCTGATAATTGATTTTGGGCAAAATATGGTATTAATACCAAAAATATTCCCATAATTAGGGGAACTCGCACAAAAAACAGATATTTCAAAACCGCATCGGGAATTACTAGCCATAGCGCTACACTCACTACAACTGCTACTAGCCAAATCAATATGTTCTTCATCAAAAAACCTCCCAGAAACGTCTTTTTCTAGGTAATAACGTGGTTCATCAAAGCTCTCATCAGCTTAGCCTTAACTTTTCCTAAATTTGCCTAAAATTAAGAATTATTGCGGTATTTTTTGTGAAGATTTGTAGCTTATAGTCTTAAAAAGCAATCTATCCCAGCTAATGTTTGTTTTGTCTGTATTGGCTAAAATGATAAAATGAACATATCTAAATTTCGTTAATTCAGCTAGCTTTCTACGCCATCTCCCCATCTCCCCATCTCCCTTCATCGTCTCCACGCAAGCCAACGAGAAAAGAGTTTCTTGACAAAAGGTGTCAGTCGGGTGCGATTGTAGGCTTCAGCCGCTTTGCGAATGGCTTCGGCTTGGGTAGGATAGGGATGAATGACGTTACTTAGGGTTTTCAAGCCTATATTTCCCACCATCGCTAGGGTGATTTCACTAATCATTTCTCCTGCATGACTAGCCACAATCGTTGCACCAAGAATCTTGTCTGTATCTTTTTTGGTGTGGATTTTGACAAACCCTGTGGTTTCGCCATCTGCGATCGCTCTGTCTACCCTGTTTAGTGGTACAAAATAAGTATCTAGCTCTATCCCTTGAGTTTTTGCTTGGGGTTCGTAGATACCCACATGAGCAATTTCTGGATCGGTATAAGTACACCAAGGCATTGTCAAACTACTTAACTTTTTACGTCCTAAAAATAGGGCATTTTGAATGACAATTCTAGCCGCACTATCAGCCGCGTGGGTGAATTTCCAATCCATACAGATATCCCCAGCAGCATAGATTTTGGGATTACTAGTTTGCAGGTATTCGTTAACAATTACTCCTTTACTTAGATCGTATTTTACCCCAACTGCTTCTAGATTTAATCCCTCTACATTGGGCGTTCTCCCAGCACCAATTAAGATTTCATCAACTACAATTGAATCAGATTTTCCAGCAGATTCATAATAAATAATTTTGCCATCATCGTGTTTTTCTACTTTGTTAATTTGGGCTGATAAAACTAAGTTAATTCCCTCTTCAATAAACACATTTTGGACAATTTCGGCAGCATCTTTATCTTCTTTATTTAACAAGTGGCTGTTTTTATGAAAAAGAATGACTTCAGCGCCTAA
The nucleotide sequence above comes from Merismopedia glauca CCAP 1448/3. Encoded proteins:
- a CDS encoding mercuric reductase is translated as LISYVHPSAWVNPNPAPRYNLVVIGAGTAGLVTAAGAAGLGAKVALIERHLMGGDCLNVGCVPSKCLIRSSRTVGEVWKASEFGIEIPGGARVNFSAVMERMRRLRAGISHNDSVERFQDLGVDVFLGNGQFIDGETVEVAGTRLKFKNAVIATGARATHPKIKGIETVGYLTNETVFSLTELPPRLAVIGGGPIGCELAQTFRRLGAEVILFHKNSHLLNKEDKDAAEIVQNVFIEEGINLVLSAQINKVEKHDDGKIIYYESAGKSDSIVVDEILIGAGRTPNVEGLNLEAVGVKYDLSKGVIVNEYLQTSNPKIYAAGDICMDWKFTHAADSAARIVIQNALFLGRKKLSSLTMPWCTYTDPEIAHVGIYEPQAKTQGIELDTYFVPLNRVDRAIADGETTGFVKIHTKKDTDKILGATIVASHAGEMISEITLAMVGNIGLKTLSNVIHPYPTQAEAIRKAAEAYNRTRLTPFVKKLFSRWLAWRR